A single Actinomadura algeriensis DNA region contains:
- the serS gene encoding serine--tRNA ligase, translating to MIDLRALREDPERLRASQRARGEDDGVVDRLIDLDGRRRSALTSFETLRAEQKSFGKSVSRASGDEREKLLARAKELSQEVKDAEAAADRLGEELDALLKAVPNVIEDGVPPGGEQDFVVLEHVGKPAEFDFTPKDHLELGEALGAIDMERGAKVSGARFYYLTGVGARLQYALLNLAMEQAVSNGFVPMYPPVLVKPDAMEGTGFLGAHSAEVYHLQEDDLYLVGTSEVPLAAYHMNEIIDALPRRYAAWSSCFRREAGSYGKDTRGIIRVHQFDKIEMFSYCDPADAHEEHLRLLEWEKEMLAKVEIPYRVIDVAAGDLGASAARKYDCEAWVPSQGTYREVTSTSNCTEFQARRLSVRYKDEGGKNQPVATLNGTLATTRWMVAILENHQRADGSVRVPEALRKFLGTDVLEPVAR from the coding sequence GTGATTGACCTGCGAGCTCTTCGAGAGGACCCCGAACGGCTGCGTGCATCGCAGCGCGCGCGCGGGGAAGATGACGGCGTCGTCGACCGGCTGATCGACCTGGACGGGAGGCGGCGTTCCGCCCTGACGTCCTTCGAGACGCTGCGGGCGGAGCAGAAGAGTTTCGGCAAGTCGGTGTCGCGGGCGAGCGGCGACGAGCGGGAGAAGCTGCTGGCGCGCGCCAAGGAGCTCTCGCAGGAGGTCAAGGACGCCGAGGCCGCGGCCGACCGGCTCGGCGAGGAGCTGGACGCGCTGCTGAAGGCCGTCCCGAACGTGATCGAGGACGGCGTTCCGCCGGGCGGCGAGCAGGACTTCGTCGTTTTGGAGCACGTCGGGAAGCCCGCGGAGTTCGACTTCACGCCGAAGGACCACCTGGAGCTCGGCGAGGCGCTCGGCGCGATCGACATGGAGCGCGGCGCGAAGGTGTCGGGCGCGCGGTTCTACTACCTGACGGGCGTCGGCGCGCGGCTGCAGTACGCGCTGCTGAACCTGGCGATGGAGCAGGCCGTCTCGAACGGGTTCGTCCCGATGTATCCGCCGGTGCTGGTGAAGCCGGACGCGATGGAGGGCACCGGGTTCCTCGGTGCCCACTCGGCCGAGGTGTACCACCTGCAGGAGGACGACCTGTACCTGGTGGGCACGTCGGAGGTGCCGCTGGCGGCGTACCACATGAACGAGATCATCGACGCGCTGCCGCGGCGGTACGCGGCGTGGTCGTCGTGCTTCCGGCGGGAGGCCGGCTCGTACGGCAAGGACACCCGGGGGATCATCCGGGTGCACCAGTTCGACAAGATCGAGATGTTCTCCTACTGCGACCCGGCGGACGCCCACGAGGAGCATCTGCGGCTGCTGGAGTGGGAGAAGGAGATGCTCGCCAAGGTCGAGATCCCGTACCGGGTGATCGACGTGGCGGCGGGCGACCTCGGCGCGAGCGCGGCCCGCAAGTACGACTGCGAGGCGTGGGTGCCGTCGCAGGGGACGTACCGCGAGGTGACGTCGACGTCGAACTGCACGGAGTTCCAGGCGCGGCGGCTGTCGGTCCGGTACAAGGACGAGGGCGGCAAGAACCAGCCGGTCGCGACCCTGAACGGGACGCTCGCGACGACGCGCTGGATGGTCGCGATCCTCGAGAACCACCAGCGGGCGGACGGTTCGGTGCGGGTCCCCGAGGCGCTGCGGAAGTTCCTCGGGACGGACGTGCTGGAGCCCGTCGCGCGCTGA
- a CDS encoding Cof-type HAD-IIB family hydrolase: MTKSAPRVIATDLDGTIVRSDGTVSARTIDALARVERAGAMLVMVTGRPPRWMTEIAAAVEHRGVAICANGAVLYDLHTETVLRAHEIAPDVLATVVERLRGVSPELRFAVEYPAGFVFDSRYRPAGWDVEALGGRSVDEAGLVERPGTKLLAFHPDADPDVLAEKAAQAVGDLVTVTHSSGRGLLEMSARGVTKASALAEFCTERGVDAADVVAFGDMPNDLPMLGWAGTSYGMANAHPMVLAAVTHRTSRNDDDGVAQVIEKLFPNGA, translated from the coding sequence ATGACCAAGTCCGCGCCCCGCGTTATCGCCACCGACCTCGACGGCACGATCGTCCGTTCCGACGGGACGGTCTCGGCCCGCACCATCGACGCCCTCGCCCGCGTCGAGCGCGCCGGGGCGATGCTCGTCATGGTCACCGGACGGCCGCCGCGCTGGATGACCGAGATCGCCGCGGCGGTCGAGCACCGCGGCGTCGCGATCTGCGCGAACGGCGCCGTCCTGTACGACCTGCACACCGAGACGGTGCTGCGCGCGCACGAGATCGCGCCGGACGTGCTCGCCACGGTGGTCGAGCGGCTGCGGGGCGTCTCGCCGGAGCTGCGGTTCGCGGTCGAGTACCCGGCGGGGTTCGTGTTCGACTCCCGCTACCGGCCGGCCGGCTGGGACGTCGAGGCGCTCGGCGGCCGGTCCGTCGACGAGGCGGGGCTGGTCGAGCGTCCGGGCACGAAGCTGCTGGCGTTCCACCCGGACGCCGACCCGGACGTCCTCGCGGAGAAGGCGGCGCAGGCGGTCGGCGATCTGGTGACGGTGACGCACTCGTCCGGGCGGGGGCTGCTGGAGATGAGCGCGCGCGGGGTCACGAAGGCCTCCGCGCTCGCCGAGTTCTGCACCGAGCGCGGGGTGGACGCCGCCGACGTGGTCGCGTTCGGCGACATGCCGAACGACCTGCCGATGCTGGGCTGGGCGGGGACGTCGTACGGGATGGCGAACGCGCACCCGATGGTCCTCGCCGCCGTCACGCACCGGACGTCCCGCAACGACGACGACGGCGTGGCCCAGGTGATCGAGAAGCTCTTCCCCAACGGGGCTTAG